Proteins found in one Triticum aestivum cultivar Chinese Spring chromosome 4D, IWGSC CS RefSeq v2.1, whole genome shotgun sequence genomic segment:
- the LOC123097201 gene encoding LRR receptor-like serine/threonine-protein kinase GSO2 has product MARPAYAHLLCTTVALLLLLAVTVPPATAAATQGGALLAWQASLGHPAALSSWTLATPVCSSWLGVACDAAGSITSLKLRGFGVGLTGRLDALDAAALPALTMLDLNNNNLTGSIPASFSRLRSLNLGSNMFNGSIPPQLGDLSGLVDLRLYNNNLVGDIPHQLSRLPRIVHLDLGSNYLTNPDYSKFSPMPTVTFLSLYLNYLNGSFPEFILKSSNITYLDLSQNILSGPIPDSLSESLPSLMYLNLSVNALSGRIPASLSKLGKLQDLRVGNNNLTGGVPEFLGSMSELRALELHSNQLGGSIPAILGQLEKLQHLDIGNAGLVSIIPQELGNLGNVNFMDLSMNQLTSVLPPGLAGMHQMCEFNIASNRLVGRIPQVLFTDWPKLISFQVQNNSFSGKIPPELGKATKLKFLYLFSNNLVGSIPAELGELVSLEQLDLSVNSLTGPIPSSFGNLKQLMRLALFFNQLTGTIPLEIGNMTALQVLDLNTNSLEGELPGTITSLRNLQYLALFDNYFNGTIPPDLGKGLSLTDVSFANNSFSGELPQRLCDGLALQNFTANHNNFSGSLPSCLKNCTGLFQVRLEGNQFTGDISEVFGVHPSLHYLDVSGNQLTGKLSSDWSQCTSVTYLFMNDNQISGNVHATFSGLTSLQYLNLSNNQLAGKFPSVWSRCPSLALLKRNGNRISGNIHETFCGLTSLQELDLSNNQLTGKFPSDWSQCTSLTLLKMNGNRISGNIHETLCRLTSLRVLDLSNNQFTGELPSCWWEFKHMIAMDLSNNSFSGELPISTSLGLELQSLRLANNNFLGVFPSVIETCGFLSILDLGSNMFFGDIPSWVETSVPFLAVLSLPSNNFSGVVPPELSQLSYLQVLDLSSNSFSGEILTTVANQNCSLESVHLAGNGFAGTFPRFLQGCNSLATLDIGNNQFFGGIPTWIGSHLPLLQILRLRSNNFTGEIPPEFSRLSHLQLLDMANNSLTGSIPVAFGNFTSMRLNLPPWVEPSWNFQLSVNISWKGCEQTFKDGIGLITGIDLSCNLLAENIPDELTHLIGLRFLNLSINDLSGSIPERIGSLELLEFLDLSCNELSGLIPPSISDLPSLSMLNLSNNCLEGHIPTGNQLQTLADPSIYGNNQGLCGFPLSVCEPTLGEGAEGHTKLRDLGLCYSVILGTVFGFWLWFGALFFLEQWKFCFLRFVDGLEMKIVVRR; this is encoded by the coding sequence ATGGCGAGACCGGCGTACGCGCACCTCCTCTGCACCaccgtcgcgctcctcctcctgcTGGCGGTCACCGTGCCGCCGGCGACCGCGGCAGCCACGCAGGGCGGCGCCCTTCTGGCATGGCAGGCCAGCCTCGGCCACCCAGCCGCGCTGTCCAGCTGGACTCTGGCCACGCCGGTCTGCTCCTCCTGGCTCGGAGTGGCCTGCGACGCCGCTGGCAGCATCACGTCGCTCAAGCTCCGGGGGTTTGGAGTCGGACTCACCGGCAGGCTCGATGCGCTCGATGCCGCGGCGCTCCCGGCTCTGACCATGCTCGACCTCAACAACAACAACCTCACCGGCTCCATCCCGGCAAGCTTCTCGCGGCTGCGCTCGCTCAACCTCGGCAGCAACATGTTCAATGGCTCCATCCCGCCGCAGCTCGGTGACCTCTCCGGCCTCGTCGACCTCCGCCTCTACAACAACAACCTCGTCGGCGACATCCCGCACCAGCTCAGCAGGCTCCCCAGGATTGTGCACCTCGACCTGGGCAGCAACTACCTCACCAACCCGGACTACAGCAAGTTCTCGCCAATGCCCACCGTCACCTTCCTGTCGCTCTACCTCAACTACCTCAATGGCAGCTTCCCGGAGTTCATCCTCAAGAGCAGCAACATCACCTACCTGGACCTTTCACAGAACATTCTCTCCGGCCCGATACCGGACTCGCTTTCGGAGAGCCTCCCCAGCCTCATGTACCTCAACCTGTCCGTCAATGCCCTCTCGGGCCGGATACCAGCGTCGCTGTCAAAGCTGGGTAAGCTCCAGGACTTGCGGGTTGGCAATAACAATCTGACTGGCGGAGTCCCCGAGTTCCTTGGGTCGATGTCCGAGCTGAGAGCTCTCGAACTCCACAGCAACCAACTTGGTGGATCGATCCCGGCCATTCTTGGCCAGCTCGAAAAGCTACAGCACCTTGACATCGGGAACGCCGGATTGGTTTCTATTATTCCACAGGAGTTGGGCAATCTTGGCAATGTCAATTTCATGGACCTGTCCATGAACCAGCTCACAAGTGTTCTGCCACCAGGGTTGGCCGGGATGCACCAAATGTGTGAGTTCAACATAGCGTCAAACAGACTCGTTGGTCGGATTCCGCAGGTTTTGTTCACGGACTGGCCAAAGCTCATATCATTCCAAGTGCAGAACAACTCATTTTCAGGGAAGATTCCACCGGAGCTCGGCAAGGCAACCAAGCTGAAATTCTTGTACCTCTTCAGCAACAACCTTGTTGGCTCTATCCCTGCAGAGCTGGGAGAGCTGGTGAGCCTAGAACAACTGGATTTGTCGGTGAACTCTCTCACGGGACCGATCCCCAGCTCGTTCGGCAACCTCAAGCAGCTCATGAGGTTGGCGCTCTTCTTCAACCAGCTCACCGGCACGATCCCTCTGGAGATCGGCAACATGACGGCGTTGCAAGTCTTGGACCTCAACACCAACAGTTTGGAAGGTGAGCTGCCCGGTACCATCACATCGCTCAGGAATCTCCAATACCTCGCCCTGTTTGACAACTACTTCAATGGCACCATACCGCCGGACCTTGGGAAGGGGCTAAGCTTAACCGATGTGAGTTTCGCGAACAACAGTTTCTCCGGTGAGCTGCCGCAGAGACTGTGTGATGGCTTAGCGCTGCAGAACTTCACGGCAAACCACAACAACTTCAGTGGCAGTCTGCCATCATGCCTCAAGAATTGCACAGGGCTGTTCCAGGTGCGGCTGGAAGGCAACCAATTCACCGGCGACATCTCTGAGGTGTTCGGCGTCCATCCCAGCTTGCACTACTTGGATGTATCAGGGAATCAGCTGACTGGGAAGTTGTCGTCTGACTGGTCACAGTGCACCAGTGTTACATACTTATTTATGAATGATAATCAAATATCTGGCAATGTTCATGCAACCTTCAGCGGATTGACCTCTCTCCAGTATCTGAATCTATCAAATAACCAGTTGGCAGGGAAATTCCCGTCTGTCTGGTCACGGTGCCCCAGTCTTGCACTCTTAAAAAGGAATGGTAATCGAATATCTGGCAATATTCATGAAACCTTCTGCGGATTGACCTCTCTCCAGGAACTGGATCTATCAAATAACCAGTTGACAGGGAAGTTCCCGTCTGACTGGTCACAGTGCACCAGTCTTACACTCTTAAAGATGAACGGTAATCGAATATCTGGCAATATTCATGAAACCTTGTGCAGATTGACCTCACTCCGGGTACTGGATCTATCAAATAACCAATTCACCGGGGAGCTCCCAAGTTGCTGGTGGGAGTTCAAACATATGATTGCTATGGATTTGTCCAACAATAGCTTTTCAGGTGAACTTCCTATATCAACGAGCTTGGGCCTTGAACTCCAGTCACTTCGTCTTGCTAACAATAACTTTCTTGGAGTTTTTCCATCCGTAATTGAAACCTGTGGATTTCTCAGCATCCTAGATCTTGGGAGCAACATGTTCTTTGGTGATATCCCCTCGTGGGTCGAAACGAGTGTTCCATTTCTAGCAGTTCTGAGCCTTCCATCCAACAACTTCAGTGGTGTTGTTCCACCCGAATTATCACAACTTTCTTATCTGCAAGTCCTGGACCTGTCCAGCAACTCCTTTTCAGGTGAGATCCTCACGACCGTGGCAAACCAAAACTGCTCTCTCGAGTCGGTCCATCTTGCCGGCAATGGCTTTGCAGGCACCTTCCCGCGGTTCCTGCAAGGCTGCAACTCACTGGCCACCCTGGACATCGGGAACAACCAGTTCTTTGGTGGTATCCCTACATGGATCGGGAGCCATCTTCCATTATTGCAAATCCTTAGACTTAGGTCAAACAATTTCACCGGAGAAATCCCGCCAGAGTTTTCGAGGCTTTCACATCTTCAGCTGCTCGATATGGCCAATAATAGCTTGACAGGATCAATTCCGGTAGCCTTTGGCAACTTTACATCCATGAGGCTTAATCTTCCCCCATGGGTCGAACCAAGTTGGAATTTCCAACTGTCGGTCAACATATCCTGGAAGGGCTGTGAACAAACTTTCAAAGATGGCATCGGGTTAATAACAGGTATCGATCTATCATGCAATTTACTTGCAGAGAACATACCGGATGAGCTAACACACCTGATAGGTCTCCGGTTTCTGAACTTGTCCATAAATGACCTTTCAGGCAGCATTCCAGAAAGAATCGGCAGTTTGGAGCTCTTGGAGTTCCTTGACCTCTCATGCAATGAACTTTCAGGTCTCATTCCTCCCAGCATTTCAGATCTGCCGTCCCTCAGCATGCTAAATCTCTCAAACAACTGCTTGGAGGGCCACATACCCACCGGGAATCAGTTGCAGACACTTGCAGATCCATCAATATATGGCAACAATCAGGGACTCTGCGGCTTCCCGTTGAGCGTGTGTGAGCCCACGTTGGGCGAGGGAGCTGAAGGCCACACAAAGCTCAGAGACCTGGGGCTTTGTTACTCTGTGATTCTTGGCACCGTTTTCGGCTTCTGGCTTTGGTTTGGAGCTCTGTTCTTTCTGGAGCAGTGGAAATTTTGTTTTCTCCGTTTTGTTGACGGCTTAGAGATGAAGATAGTTGTCAGGCGCTAA